Below is a window of Terriglobus sp. RCC_193 DNA.
TGCAGATCACGCAGGATCACAGCCTCGCGCAACTCCGGCGAAAGCTGTTTCAGCGCATGCTGGATGCGAACCCGCATCTCCTGTCGCGCCACCTGCTCCATCTGGTTCGGCCGTGTGTCGGCCAGGCGTTCCGCCATGGTGGGGCCGTCTTCGTCGTGCAGGTTTTCATCCAGCGAATCCGTCGCGCGGTCCAGCCGCGTGCGGCGAAAGTGGTCCACCAGCATGTTGCGTGTCAACGTGGTCAGCCACGTCGTGAACGCGCCCTTTTCCGGATCAAACCCAGGCAGATTCTTGTAGACCTTCAGGAACACATCCTGCGTCAGGTCTTCCGCATCCGTGGGCGATCCCGTAAAGCGATAGCAAATGCCGTACACCCGGCGATGCTGCGCGACGACCAGTTGCTGCCACGCGGACGAATCGCCGCGCAGGCACGCATACACCAGCCGGTGCAGCGCTTGCAGCTCCTGCGCCTTTGCCGCGTCCATTACGGGCGCAGAAGGCGCAGCCGCATTCCACGGTTCCAGATTCCGACTTTCCTCTGGTGAACGCTGCAAATTCTGTCCCTCTGCCAGTTGCGACAGTGTACCGTGCGCATCGCCCGTTGCCGATGCCTCAAGCGGCACATCCGTCAACGCGCCGCGACGGTCGCGGATCACCGGCAGGTCCTGCCCGCGCAAACTCAAAATGTTCGCCTCCGCAACCTTCTTCCCGCGGCGCGGCGTCTTCTGCTCCTCAACCGCGGCTGCCGGAGCCTCAACCACCGCAGGCCGCGGCGGCAGAACCTTTGCAGAACGGGGTGCGGCTGGCATCTTCCAGCCCGTCATCCCGGGGAACATCGGCGTCATCGCAATGGACAGCGTACCCATGAAATGCAGTACGCAAGAGATTGCGATTCAGTTCCACACGGAAGCATTCTTTTTCACAGGCAAATGTGCCTCTGGCACAAAAGTGGGACGAACGCCGAAGCATCCGTCCCATCCCTTGCTAAATCCCCTGTTTCTTTGGATTTCGGACTGATTTAGTTCTGCTTCTCAGCCTTCGTCACACGCCAGACTGTATTCGCCCCATCTTCGACAACGATGATGGAGTTATCCTTCGCAATCGTGATGCCCACCGGCCGCCCCCAGACCTTGCCATCCGGCGTGGTAAAGCCAGTCAGAAAGTCCTCGTATTCGCCCAGTGCCTTGCCGTTTTTCACCGGGATACGGGCCACTTCATACCCTGTGCGTTCCTTGCGATTCCAGGAACCATGTTCCGCGGCGAAGATGTCGCCCTTCGTCACACCCGGCAGCCCTTTCCCCTCATAAAACGTCATCTGCAGCGAGCCGTTATGCGGCTGCATCAACACGTCCGGCGTAATCACCTTTGCCTGCAATTCCGGATGTTTCCCGGCATGGCGAGGATCCTGCTTGCCACCCATGTACCACCACGGCCAGCCGTAGAATCCGCCCTCCTGCACATGCGTGATGTAGTCCGGCACCAGGTGGTTCCCCAGCAGATCGCGCTCATTCACGCTGCACCACAGTTCACCCGTCTCCGGCTGAATCGCCTCGCCTACGCAGTTGCGAATGCCATAGGCAAACACCTTCACAAACGTGCCATCTGGCTTGTACTCCAGCACATCCGCGCGATTTTTCTCCGTCGCATGCGTATCCGGGTCATCCACATTCGACCCCGACCCGACGGACACAAACATCCGCTGGCCATCCTTGGAAAACACCACATCGCGCGTCCAGTGCCCACCACCCGCCGGAATGCCGCTGACCACCGTCTCCGCCGCGCCCGTGGCCTTCATGTCGCCGCTCTTATACGGGAAACGCACCACGGAATCCGTATTCCCCACATAGACATACTGCGGGTTATCCGCGGGCCAGAAGTTGATGCCAAACGGCTTGTTCAATCCCGTCGCAAACACCTCGCGCTGCGCCGCCCGGCCATTCGCACCAACACCACGCAGCACAATCACCGACCCCGTGCCCGAATCCGCCAGGAACAGATCGCCATTCGGAGCCGTCCGGATCAGTCTCGGTATCTTGAATCCGCCCTCGGCATACAGCTCCACGCGATACCCCGGTTTCGCAACCGGAACCGCTCCATTACGCGGCACCAGTTGCGGCCCATTCGCCACCGTCTCATCGGGATGCGGCGCGGGCAAATCGGCCAGCGTAATGTGAATGCGATTGCCGGGCTTTTCATCCACGGCATTTTCAAAGGCATCCTGCCCCGTCTTCACCTGCGCGGCAAGTGTCGAGGCGAACAGAATTGCAGAACAAAAAACGGCGGCGCGACGGAAGTTGTCCATGCCCCATGAAATGCCCTGCGCACGCATTTTGCAACTGCAATCGAACGCCATGAATCAGCCGCTCTCACGTTGCCACATCGACACGCTGAGCCAGCTTCACCATGTGCACAATCGGAAGGCGGCTTCCGTTCGGCAGAGGCACCTCAACGCGTTCCCGTTCCTGGTATCCCTTCAGCGCATACAGCGCCACACCGGTCAGGGTCGATCCCATCTCAAACCGCTGAAACCCGGCCTCATGCGCCGCATTTTCACAGTGCTCCAGGATCAGGGAACCCAAACCCTGCCGCGCCCATTCCGGATGAATAAAAATCGCGCGAATCTTCGCTGCATCCACTGCCGGATCAAGCACCTCTGGAACTCTTCCCGGCCCGTGATCGCTTCCAAACAGCGTCCTGCGAAAACTCCACCCACCACACCCGGCAATCACCTCCGGCTGCTCTGCCGGACACGCTACAAAGTACGTTTCATCCTGAATCAGTTGCGTATCCACGCCGAACACATGGCCCAGCGCACCATCCCTCTGCTCTGCCGTGTACTCGTTCGTTTGCAACTGCCGCACCGAAGCCTCAATCAGCCGATGCAGCGCAGGAATATCCTCCAGCGTCGCAGTACGAATATGAAATCGGGAACTCAAGCCTTACTTCCCGCCCACCGCTTCACTCAGCAGCGAACGCGAAACATCACCCGTAATCACCACGCGAGTCTTTTTCTGCTCCACGCTCAGCGAAGCAAACGCCTGGTGCAACACAGCATCCTGCGGCGTTGCCGTCCCCTGCGAAAAGCCGCGCACCAGCGTCAGGATGGTGGCAAGATTCGCCGCTGTCTGCACCGCATCCGCTTCGGTAGGCGCAAGCTCCTCCACCCGCAATTGCAGGCTTCCGCGGAACGCAAGCGACACGATGAAATCCGTATCCTCGCTCATCGGCAGCGTCACACCAAACACCTGGATATTGCCGCGATCACTGAACGGCAACCCCACATGCCCAATGCCCCACGCCAGCGCAAAGTAAGGCACCTCGCGATACCGCAGCGACAGCAGCGAAGACCCCGACAACGGCGAAGCCCCCGCCGCATACCGATCAATCACAGAATGAATCTGTTCCGGTGTGGGCATGTTGCTCGCTGCAACCATGTCGTATCCCAGCGCGCTCACACGCATCACTCGGCCTTCATTGCCGGGAACGGTGTACACCGTATGCCCCGCGTAATTCTCCGTCGCAACGCTGTTGTGTTCCAGATACTCCGTCAGCTTGCGCGAATCGAATCGGCCCTCCATCACACCCGTGTACGCCACCACGCCATTCGGCCCATTCGGGTTAGGCATGCGATGCACGGAGACGGCGATGCGGTCCAGATCCCGTTCCCAGTGGAATCCCGTACCATCCAGAAACTTCGCATACTCCGGCGAAGGCGCAACCGACTTCTCATCGAAGTGTGTCGCCGTACGCACCGGCTTCAGATTCATGTAGAGGATGGCATCGGATTCCGGCAGCAGACGCGCCACTTCAGGCGGCGCATGAAAGCGCAGCACCAGCGCCACAATCAGCACCACAATCAGCGCAAGGGGAATGCCCAGGGAATACAGCCGGCGTTTTCGTCGCGGTTCCACTCCACAGCAGAATAGCGCGACCGTAATCATTCCGGGAAAAGGTTTTGAAGGGGACGGGCTTCAGCCCGTCCGTTATCGCTTCTTTTAACTCTTCTCGTTGTTATCTCGTCGAAGGCGAGATAACAACGAGAAGAAGACCGCCTATACCGTCGCAGCCTGATGCGACGCACGCAACGGCAGGCGCAACGTGGCCATCACCACCGCCACATTCATCACGCAAAGAAATCCAAACACCCAGGCGAACGCCACAGGCTGCGTTCCCTGCTCCATCCCCCACGCCAGCAGCGTCGCACACAACGTCGTCAACGTCGGCCCGCCCAATCGCTGCACGATGTTCATGGAAGTCGTCGCCATCGGCAACTCTCTGCGCGGCACCGAAAGATACGCCGCCGTAATCGAAGGCAATCCAATCGCGCCCTGTCCCATGCCTCGCAGAAACAACGCAATCACCAGCACAGGAAGAGTCAAACCACGTATCGACATCAGCACAAACGGGACCGTCGTCAATGCAACAACCGCTGCCCCAGCCACAGCCAGCCTGCGAATCCCGAATCGCTCCTGCAACCATCCGTTCGACGGATATACCAGCAGCATCCCCACGCCCAGCGGTATCAACAACCATCCCACCTTCGCAGGCGACATCCCCATCTGTCGCACCAGCAGATACGGCAGCAACAACTGAAACGAATACACCGCGCCGTTCGACAGAAACTGCGTCACCGCAGCCACACGAAACGTTCCGTGAAACAACTTCAGATCCACCAGCGCATCGTCTCCACGAGACCGCGCATGACGCACAAACAACACGAAACACAACGCCGCCACCAGCAGCAGCGCCAGCCCCATGCGTTCCCGCACATGGTCCGCGCCATAGAGGAACAGCACCATACCCGGCGAAAGAATCGCCAGTCCCTTCAAATCCAGCGAACGCGGATTACGTTCCGCCTCATCATTCGGCAGCAGAAACATCGCGCACAACACCGCCACAACACCCACCGGCACATTCACCAGGAACAACCAGTGCCACGAAGCATGTTGCAGAATCGCGCCTGCAATCACCGGCCCCACCAGTGGCCCCAACAAGATCGGCAGCGTCGCATACCCCATTACACGCGCCATATCCTTGCCCGCCACGCGCGCCATCATCAACTGCGCCATCGGCGCCAGCAGCCCACCGCTCAATCCCTGCAGCACGCGAAACGCCACCAGCATCTCCGCGGAAGACGCAGCGGCACACAGCGCCGACGACACCGTAAACGTCGTCAGGCACACCATGTACAACCGCCGTGCGCCCATGCGGTCCACCAGCCATCCATTCAGCGGCAGCATGAATGCCAGCGCCAACAAATAGCCGCTGGTCACCCACTGCATCACGGAAAGATTGCTGTGCAGGTCCCGCACCAGCGTAGGCAGCGATACATTCACCACCGTCGCATCCATCTGCGACAGGAACGATCCCATAACGGCGACCGCTCCCACCTTCCAGATCAACGCCGTGTGCGCACGTTCTGTCTCCACGCTAGGCAAGTGCTGCAACCACCTCATCCGTCAAACGCACCAGCCCCGCACGCGGGAAGATGTTCTTAAACGCAAAGTCCTGCATCTCCTGGCTGAACGTGGCGCACGCATCCTCCACCACCACAAACGCAAACCCCAGGCCGGTTCCCTGCCGGAACGTCGACTCCACGCCGATGTTCGTTGCAATGCCCGCCAGCACAATCGTCTCCACGCCACGCGCGCGCAACTCCGCCTCAAGATTCGTCTGTGCAAATGCGCCCCAGTGCCGCTTCGCAATCACCAGGTCACCCTCCTGCTTCCCGGCCTCCGGCACAATCTCGCTGGCCATCGCTGGGATCTCCTTCGGAAGCTGCGTCGGTTCATCCGCCGGCGGCCGCATAAAATCCTGCAGCTTCACATGCACATACACCACCGTCCCGCCCTTCGTCCGCAGCGCCTCCGCCATACGCCGCGAACGCGCAATCACATCCTTCGCCGCATAGGGCTGCACATCCCGCCCCACAATCGCGTGCTGCAAATCAATGAGAACCAGCGCCGTCTTCTTCGCTTCCAGTGAAAGTGCCTTATCCGCCATGCGTGTCATCTCCTGTTCACAAAATATGAGGATGCCCTCACATTTCACTATTGCTAGAATATGAGGGTGTCCTCAACTTCGTCAATCCCGGTACGCCGCGCACCCCGCCAGGATCGCGCCACAAAGCGCGTAGAGGCGTTTCTTGGCGCTGCCGAGGCCCTCTTCGTAGAACAGGGATACGAAGGCACAACCATGACCGCGATAGCAGAACGCGCCGGTTCTTCTATCGGTGCGCTCTACAGCTACTTCCCCGATAAAGTCGCGCTGGCACGCGCGTTGGCCTCGCAATACGTGGACGCACTGGCCGCTTACTGGACACCAGCGTTTGAACAACTCGACGGCGCTTCCGCAAAGAAATTCGCAGAACGTTTCCTCGACAGTTTTCTTGAATTCATCGCGGCCCAGCCGGCCTACCTGCAACTGCAGGCAGCACCCGTGCGCTTTCGCCGCGACCCCGCCACCCGCCACGCCTTTCGCGTCGTACTGCAAAAAGCGTTGCAGCGGTGCGCTCCGCAACTCGAAGACACACGCGCCTATCTCTGCGCCAACACCGTGCTGCAGATCACCAAGGGCATGGTCACGCTCTACGCCGACAGCAACGCCGCAGACAAGCCACGCGTCGTTACGGAATTCAAGAACGTCCTCTCGCTCTACCTGAAAAGCGTCTTCGCCGAAAAGCGCAGTTAAAGCGCCGGATCAACCCGCATTGCATTCTCCGTCAGCGTGCTGTCGCGCAGTTTCATAAAGCTTCGTTCCACCGCAACATGCAGAACAATCGCAACACCAAAGCATGACACCGTATAAAGCAGCCATGACGCAGGCCCATGCGGCTTCGCAATCTCCGGAAAGCGCTCCATTACATAATGCGCAACTGGCTTATGCGTCAGGTAGAGACTGAAAGCAAGTGCAGCCACAGTCTCCGCGCCCGGAACACGCACGCAAGCAAGCCATCCATTCACGCTCATGGCCGATACGGTAATCATTCCCAAACCAAAAGCAAGCAACGGAAAACCAACGATCATGCCCCACTTCGCCGGACCTTCACTGTTGCCCATGTCCTGATTGCGGAAGAGCCAGATAACGCTAGCCACACACAACAGTCCTGCAAAGAACAGCGCGTGACCACGTTCCGTAAGTCGCTTCCACCACAGCGGACGGAAGATTTCGACCAGCGCAAGCATAACGCCCACCAGCAAACCATCAAGCCGCGTATAGGTTGGGTAATACACCCGCTGATAAATTTCTTCCGGATAACGCAGCACTAGCCACCAGCGCAGCACAATGCCACCAAGTACCACCGCTGCGATAAGCGCTACGGTGC
It encodes the following:
- a CDS encoding RNA polymerase sigma factor, whose translation is MGTLSIAMTPMFPGMTGWKMPAAPRSAKVLPPRPAVVEAPAAAVEEQKTPRRGKKVAEANILSLRGQDLPVIRDRRGALTDVPLEASATGDAHGTLSQLAEGQNLQRSPEESRNLEPWNAAAPSAPVMDAAKAQELQALHRLVYACLRGDSSAWQQLVVAQHRRVYGICYRFTGSPTDAEDLTQDVFLKVYKNLPGFDPEKGAFTTWLTTLTRNMLVDHFRRTRLDRATDSLDENLHDEDGPTMAERLADTRPNQMEQVARQEMRVRIQHALKQLSPELREAVILRDLQDMDYREIAAVLRVPEGTVKSRISRGRAELARMLGRTERKVM
- a CDS encoding sorbosone dehydrogenase family protein, with the protein product MDNFRRAAVFCSAILFASTLAAQVKTGQDAFENAVDEKPGNRIHITLADLPAPHPDETVANGPQLVPRNGAVPVAKPGYRVELYAEGGFKIPRLIRTAPNGDLFLADSGTGSVIVLRGVGANGRAAQREVFATGLNKPFGINFWPADNPQYVYVGNTDSVVRFPYKSGDMKATGAAETVVSGIPAGGGHWTRDVVFSKDGQRMFVSVGSGSNVDDPDTHATEKNRADVLEYKPDGTFVKVFAYGIRNCVGEAIQPETGELWCSVNERDLLGNHLVPDYITHVQEGGFYGWPWWYMGGKQDPRHAGKHPELQAKVITPDVLMQPHNGSLQMTFYEGKGLPGVTKGDIFAAEHGSWNRKERTGYEVARIPVKNGKALGEYEDFLTGFTTPDGKVWGRPVGITIAKDNSIIVVEDGANTVWRVTKAEKQN
- a CDS encoding GNAT family N-acetyltransferase — its product is MSSRFHIRTATLEDIPALHRLIEASVRQLQTNEYTAEQRDGALGHVFGVDTQLIQDETYFVACPAEQPEVIAGCGGWSFRRTLFGSDHGPGRVPEVLDPAVDAAKIRAIFIHPEWARQGLGSLILEHCENAAHEAGFQRFEMGSTLTGVALYALKGYQERERVEVPLPNGSRLPIVHMVKLAQRVDVAT
- a CDS encoding DHA2 family efflux MFS transporter permease subunit; the encoded protein is MQHLPSVETERAHTALIWKVGAVAVMGSFLSQMDATVVNVSLPTLVRDLHSNLSVMQWVTSGYLLALAFMLPLNGWLVDRMGARRLYMVCLTTFTVSSALCAAASSAEMLVAFRVLQGLSGGLLAPMAQLMMARVAGKDMARVMGYATLPILLGPLVGPVIAGAILQHASWHWLFLVNVPVGVVAVLCAMFLLPNDEAERNPRSLDLKGLAILSPGMVLFLYGADHVRERMGLALLLVAALCFVLFVRHARSRGDDALVDLKLFHGTFRVAAVTQFLSNGAVYSFQLLLPYLLVRQMGMSPAKVGWLLIPLGVGMLLVYPSNGWLQERFGIRRLAVAGAAVVALTTVPFVLMSIRGLTLPVLVIALFLRGMGQGAIGLPSITAAYLSVPRRELPMATTSMNIVQRLGGPTLTTLCATLLAWGMEQGTQPVAFAWVFGFLCVMNVAVVMATLRLPLRASHQAATV
- a CDS encoding isochorismatase family protein; translated protein: MADKALSLEAKKTALVLIDLQHAIVGRDVQPYAAKDVIARSRRMAEALRTKGGTVVYVHVKLQDFMRPPADEPTQLPKEIPAMASEIVPEAGKQEGDLVIAKRHWGAFAQTNLEAELRARGVETIVLAGIATNIGVESTFRQGTGLGFAFVVVEDACATFSQEMQDFAFKNIFPRAGLVRLTDEVVAALA
- a CDS encoding TetR/AcrR family transcriptional regulator; protein product: MSSTSSIPVRRAPRQDRATKRVEAFLGAAEALFVEQGYEGTTMTAIAERAGSSIGALYSYFPDKVALARALASQYVDALAAYWTPAFEQLDGASAKKFAERFLDSFLEFIAAQPAYLQLQAAPVRFRRDPATRHAFRVVLQKALQRCAPQLEDTRAYLCANTVLQITKGMVTLYADSNAADKPRVVTEFKNVLSLYLKSVFAEKRS
- a CDS encoding acyltransferase family protein, with product MTKHISRLHGLDTLRAFAVLAVVFYHLTIFGELPMQLITVTWHGWMGVDLFFVLSGYLIGRQLLKPYLREHKPSLKEFYLRRAFRILPAYLTVVALYFLVPAWRDFPALPPLWKFLTFTQNFGFTFATRAFSHAWSLCVEEHFYLVLPLLVLVMMKKPSLRRTVALIAAVVLGGIVLRWWLVLRYPEEIYQRVYYPTYTRLDGLLVGVMLALVEIFRPLWWKRLTERGHALFFAGLLCVASVIWLFRNQDMGNSEGPAKWGMIVGFPLLAFGLGMITVSAMSVNGWLACVRVPGAETVAALAFSLYLTHKPVAHYVMERFPEIAKPHGPASWLLYTVSCFGVAIVLHVAVERSFMKLRDSTLTENAMRVDPAL